One segment of Propionispora hippei DSM 15287 DNA contains the following:
- a CDS encoding methyl-accepting chemotaxis protein yields the protein MHFLDNMKVVFKLSILIVISFLSLGIISFTGFYYLGQANTAMTTLYKDRLLPVQTINDTRTITGKVNSAILELMITTNEQRNQELKATIKEGAAAANTNMKTLASMQMDEKAQSILNQIQAALDKYRQARASVIELADQNKNAEAYALYIDKVDPLATDFIDKLRGLSEYYEDLSERSDKENQADFEKAVLIVSAVILTVVLLLGFSGLYITKSITGPLSFMVGLCRDFAAGDFRDKGSTVNRRDEIGQLVTALEHTRSSLQVLLKQVGQSVEQVASSSEELSAGAEQSSQAANQVACSMAEVAKGMENQMSAANDTSAVVQQMSASIQQVAANVHEVSNHSDQASEKASHGKESIDKAVKQMFHIENTVTTLAGVVAKLGERSKEIGQIVDTISGIAGQTNLLALNAAIEAARAGEQGRGFAVVAEEVRKLAEQSQEAAKQIAALIGEIQGDTNMAVDAMEEGTREVKLGTGIVDASGQAFQEIVTVITLVSEQIKEITAAVEQMAVGSQQVAESAKQIDALSRSASGETQSVSAATEEQLATMEEVASSSQALAKLAMNLQSEINKFQI from the coding sequence ATGCATTTTTTGGACAATATGAAAGTAGTTTTTAAACTCAGTATACTGATTGTTATTTCGTTTCTTTCCTTAGGCATTATCAGTTTTACCGGTTTTTACTATCTTGGGCAGGCCAATACAGCTATGACTACCTTATATAAGGACAGGCTGCTTCCCGTACAAACGATTAATGATACCCGAACGATAACCGGTAAGGTGAATTCGGCTATTTTGGAATTGATGATCACTACAAATGAACAAAGAAATCAGGAATTAAAAGCCACGATCAAAGAAGGCGCTGCAGCAGCAAATACCAATATGAAAACGCTTGCCAGTATGCAAATGGATGAAAAAGCCCAATCCATACTGAATCAAATACAAGCAGCGCTGGACAAATACCGTCAGGCCAGAGCCAGTGTGATAGAGTTGGCTGATCAAAATAAAAATGCGGAAGCCTATGCTCTTTATATAGATAAAGTAGATCCCTTGGCTACCGACTTTATTGATAAATTACGCGGACTTTCCGAATATTATGAGGATCTGTCGGAACGGTCCGATAAAGAAAATCAGGCTGATTTTGAAAAAGCGGTACTGATCGTTTCAGCCGTTATTCTAACTGTTGTGTTGCTATTAGGGTTTAGCGGCTTATACATAACTAAAAGCATTACCGGGCCGTTATCGTTTATGGTGGGCCTATGCCGGGATTTTGCGGCCGGCGACTTCCGGGATAAAGGCAGTACGGTAAATCGTCGTGATGAGATCGGCCAATTAGTGACTGCTTTAGAGCATACCCGCAGCAGCCTGCAGGTTTTATTAAAGCAGGTTGGCCAGTCTGTGGAGCAGGTTGCCTCCTCCTCCGAAGAACTCAGTGCCGGTGCCGAGCAGTCATCCCAGGCAGCCAATCAGGTTGCCTGCTCCATGGCGGAAGTGGCGAAGGGTATGGAAAATCAGATGTCGGCAGCGAATGATACATCGGCCGTAGTGCAGCAGATGTCGGCCAGTATTCAACAGGTAGCCGCTAACGTCCATGAGGTGTCCAATCATTCGGATCAAGCTTCTGAAAAAGCCAGTCATGGTAAGGAATCGATTGATAAGGCAGTAAAGCAGATGTTTCATATCGAAAATACTGTCACAACACTGGCCGGGGTTGTCGCTAAATTAGGGGAACGCTCCAAAGAAATCGGTCAGATTGTCGATACCATCTCCGGTATTGCCGGTCAGACGAATCTGTTGGCTTTGAATGCAGCCATTGAGGCGGCCCGGGCCGGTGAACAGGGAAGGGGATTTGCCGTAGTTGCCGAAGAGGTTCGCAAACTGGCAGAACAATCTCAGGAGGCGGCTAAGCAAATTGCCGCCTTGATTGGTGAAATTCAGGGAGATACCAATATGGCTGTAGATGCTATGGAGGAAGGGACACGGGAAGTTAAGCTGGGAACAGGAATTGTTGATGCCTCAGGACAAGCTTTCCAGGAAATTGTTACGGTTATCACGCTTGTGTCGGAGCAGATTAAGGAAATTACTGCAGCAGTTGAGCAAATGGCTGTCGGAAGTCAGCAAGTTGCAGAATCGGCTAAGCAAATTGATGCCCTGAGCCGAAGCGCTTCCGGCGAAACGCAATCTGTATCCGCTGCTACCGAAGAGCAGCTCGCCACGATGGAAGAGGTTGCGTCATCCAGTCAGGCATTGGCCAAACTGGCGATGAATTTGCAAAGTGAAATCAATAAATTTCAGATTTAA
- a CDS encoding manganese efflux pump: MQHIGWALFVAVAANLDNLGVGITYGMRQIKISHTANGIIAAISFFVTWFSSQIGQSFSIYASPQIGAIVSAALLCSMGLWICLQPIIHAVKEKQPIMDLQLFGTKIYIGPVEILRHPEKVDLDASKDLCCREAFLLGFALSLNAIAGGFAVGTAGQSPLVESALISAFSLLTVSLGHYWGQKYASELLGNYATTVSGFLLMLIGVYQLAG; encoded by the coding sequence TTGCAACATATTGGCTGGGCCCTTTTCGTTGCTGTAGCTGCCAATCTTGATAATCTGGGAGTAGGCATTACCTACGGAATGCGTCAGATAAAAATATCCCATACGGCCAACGGAATCATTGCCGCTATATCATTTTTCGTTACCTGGTTCTCCTCGCAAATCGGGCAAAGCTTTAGTATATATGCCTCGCCTCAGATCGGCGCTATCGTCAGTGCCGCTTTACTATGTTCAATGGGGCTATGGATCTGCCTCCAGCCAATCATTCATGCAGTTAAAGAAAAGCAGCCTATCATGGATCTACAGTTATTCGGAACCAAAATATATATCGGCCCTGTTGAAATATTGCGTCATCCGGAAAAGGTGGATCTGGATGCCTCAAAAGATCTTTGCTGCCGCGAGGCATTCCTGCTTGGCTTTGCGCTTTCCCTGAATGCCATAGCCGGAGGGTTCGCCGTTGGCACGGCCGGTCAATCCCCCTTAGTCGAATCTGCTCTCATTAGCGCCTTCAGCCTTCTTACCGTCAGTTTAGGACATTATTGGGGCCAAAAATATGCTTCGGAACTTCTTGGTAACTATGCAACTACCGTTTCCGGCTTTTTGCTAATGCTCATAGGGGTGTACCAACTGGCAGGCTAA